A genomic window from Candidatus Obscuribacter sp. includes:
- a CDS encoding protein kinase, which translates to MDDHCGRYELLGEIGRGGMGIVYRAIDPRVNHIVAIKKLVLENIAPEKRDEFKDRFVREVQTISKLKHPNIVQVLDVSLTDGNYFYVMEYLDGDSLRKDLQRRGGKMELYNFLPVLTQVGNALSFAHSMNIVHRDVKPDNIFVLENGTVKLTDFGIARAAEYEDAHLTKTGIMMGTLAYVCPEQLQDAKSVDHRADIFSLGVVAYEALSGTLPFTADGIAATIVKIISQEEKPLHIVDSNISPGISSAVARAMRKKPRERYRSIGEFVKEFTSYVPPDERLELAELLPPRDNSTAGSDIKPFIPISTQFGVTSVDFEADKHQTKEPDIDQTNVNFNKDPYLSTQAEIPARAREQNKKDFGQEKSDESESTKEQDSYEQKPPSLFAALPVASRKSYKHPEALQFVTSLQNQNAYTALPGKAKPFIEPAVLACHSGRLAIADGAARTINIFSYDGSNLEGTLRWLFEIEHKPKEIPQQGKNAPPQVTTSRTKFGKLTRPGGLAFDMKGRLFVCDASDQFVRVFDGRGFFQSEFKNIQGASSGLAGITFDSAGLLYVSDSANACIQVFQPETGVWLRSISTKSDLTQRLPGSAYGGSETTTIKKDNMELRLPAGLTTDRLNQIYLADYGASRIFVFNKQGQVIKSFGKKGSEDGELNIPRSVAVDKFDRIYVCDSFNNRLSVFDTAGGFIYNYGASDRDGDMTLSAPSDIAIDHQFGLVFIADRGNKRVQILRMRQESSYTASHF; encoded by the coding sequence ATGGATGACCATTGCGGGCGCTACGAGCTGCTCGGAGAAATTGGCCGAGGAGGCATGGGTATTGTCTACCGTGCCATAGATCCGCGCGTCAATCACATCGTCGCCATCAAAAAACTGGTCCTCGAAAATATTGCCCCCGAAAAGCGTGACGAATTCAAAGATCGCTTTGTCCGCGAAGTGCAAACTATTTCCAAGCTCAAGCACCCAAATATCGTCCAGGTGCTCGACGTATCGCTTACTGATGGCAACTACTTTTATGTCATGGAATATCTCGACGGAGATAGCCTGCGCAAGGACTTGCAACGTCGGGGCGGCAAGATGGAGCTTTACAACTTCCTGCCTGTTTTAACACAAGTCGGCAACGCCCTGTCTTTTGCTCACTCCATGAATATAGTGCACCGCGATGTCAAACCAGACAATATCTTTGTCCTCGAAAACGGCACGGTAAAGCTAACAGATTTTGGTATCGCCCGGGCAGCAGAATACGAAGACGCCCACCTCACCAAAACGGGCATCATGATGGGCACACTGGCCTATGTTTGCCCTGAACAATTGCAAGACGCCAAAAGCGTAGACCACCGTGCCGATATATTTTCACTGGGGGTAGTGGCCTACGAAGCTTTGTCAGGCACTTTGCCTTTCACTGCCGACGGTATAGCAGCCACTATCGTCAAGATTATCTCCCAGGAAGAAAAACCGCTCCATATTGTCGACAGCAATATCTCACCGGGCATTTCAAGCGCTGTTGCTCGTGCCATGCGCAAAAAACCAAGAGAACGCTACCGCTCTATTGGCGAATTTGTCAAAGAATTTACTAGCTATGTACCTCCAGACGAGAGACTGGAGCTAGCCGAGCTCTTGCCACCGCGTGACAACAGCACGGCAGGCTCTGACATCAAACCTTTTATCCCGATAAGCACTCAATTTGGTGTCACATCCGTAGACTTTGAAGCAGATAAACACCAGACAAAAGAACCAGACATAGATCAGACCAACGTCAACTTTAACAAAGATCCTTATCTCAGCACACAAGCAGAAATCCCTGCCAGAGCCAGAGAACAAAACAAAAAAGACTTTGGACAGGAAAAATCTGACGAGTCTGAGAGCACTAAAGAGCAGGACAGCTACGAGCAAAAACCACCATCGCTTTTTGCCGCCTTACCGGTAGCGTCACGCAAAAGCTATAAGCATCCAGAAGCGCTGCAATTTGTCACCAGTCTGCAAAATCAGAACGCTTATACAGCACTGCCAGGCAAAGCCAAGCCCTTTATCGAGCCAGCTGTACTGGCTTGTCACTCCGGCCGTCTTGCCATCGCTGATGGTGCGGCTCGGACAATAAATATATTTAGTTATGACGGTAGCAATCTCGAAGGTACTTTGCGCTGGTTGTTTGAAATCGAGCACAAGCCTAAAGAAATACCGCAGCAAGGCAAAAATGCACCACCGCAAGTGACGACCAGTCGCACAAAATTTGGCAAACTAACAAGACCGGGCGGACTAGCTTTTGATATGAAAGGTCGCCTCTTTGTCTGTGATGCCAGCGACCAGTTTGTGCGAGTCTTTGACGGACGGGGATTTTTTCAAAGCGAATTTAAAAACATCCAGGGGGCATCATCCGGACTGGCTGGCATCACATTTGATAGCGCTGGCTTGCTCTATGTATCTGACTCTGCCAATGCTTGTATTCAAGTATTTCAGCCAGAGACTGGAGTCTGGCTGCGCTCTATATCGACCAAGTCAGATTTAACCCAGCGCTTACCAGGCTCAGCCTATGGTGGCAGCGAGACTACTACCATCAAAAAAGACAACATGGAGTTGCGCCTGCCAGCCGGTCTGACCACCGACCGACTCAATCAAATATATCTAGCCGACTATGGCGCATCACGTATCTTTGTATTTAACAAACAAGGACAGGTGATTAAATCATTTGGTAAAAAAGGCAGCGAAGACGGCGAGCTTAACATCCCACGCTCGGTCGCTGTAGACAAATTTGATCGCATCTATGTGTGCGACAGCTTTAATAATCGCCTCTCTGTTTTTGATACCGCCGGTGGTTTTATCTACAATTACGGAGCAAGCGATAGAGACGGCGATATGACGCTCTCTGCACCATCAGATATTGCCATCGACCATCAATTTGGTCTGGTCTTTATCGCGGACAGAGGCAATAAGCGCGTACAGATACTGAGGATGAGACAGGAGAGCAGCTACACTGCGTCACACTTTTGA
- a CDS encoding FHA domain-containing protein, with product MRAAFLFNKITNERHPLNQSVSKIGRDQTNNISVAQDHYVSRHHAWVLQMQGTYWVEDLGSTNGTLLNGEILSERRQIAPGDRLTFGKTELIFVVE from the coding sequence ATGAGAGCGGCTTTTTTATTCAACAAGATAACCAATGAGCGTCACCCGCTTAATCAGTCTGTGAGCAAAATTGGTCGGGATCAAACCAACAATATATCGGTCGCTCAGGACCACTATGTCTCCAGACACCATGCCTGGGTATTGCAGATGCAAGGGACATATTGGGTGGAAGACCTGGGCTCCACCAATGGCACGCTCTTAAACGGCGAAATACTGTCCGAAAGAAGACAGATTGCTCCTGGTGACAGACTGACATTTGGTAAGACTGAACTTATATTTGTTGTCGAATAA
- a CDS encoding Stp1/IreP family PP2C-type Ser/Thr phosphatase — MLKWRAAARTDAGCQRQRNEDNYYVSPDNRVFAVADGMGGAVGGARASKLAMEAVEKQWKDENPPTNDNEAIKVWLTKTVNEANAAVWNSAEEDPSVRGMGTTIVVAVQSTDNYMQIAHVGDSRAYLYREGKVKLLTNDHSVVQEMVRAGRLTEEQARINPYKNLITRCLGHEERVEIDHTPLEMKPQDWICLCSDGLPTVLRDEQIGDVMGAGVEPESVCEELVKQTIDGNAPDNVTVVVVKYFDEADNGAK, encoded by the coding sequence ATGCTGAAATGGCGTGCCGCGGCACGAACTGATGCGGGTTGCCAGCGTCAGAGAAACGAGGATAACTACTACGTAAGTCCAGACAACCGTGTATTTGCTGTGGCAGATGGCATGGGTGGGGCAGTAGGTGGCGCCAGAGCGAGCAAGCTGGCGATGGAAGCTGTAGAAAAACAGTGGAAAGACGAAAATCCTCCTACGAATGACAACGAAGCGATTAAGGTCTGGTTGACCAAAACGGTCAACGAAGCCAATGCCGCAGTTTGGAATTCGGCCGAAGAAGACCCGTCAGTCCGGGGCATGGGCACAACCATTGTTGTGGCTGTCCAGTCCACCGATAACTACATGCAAATCGCCCACGTGGGTGATAGCCGTGCTTATCTGTACCGGGAAGGCAAAGTCAAGCTACTTACCAATGACCACTCGGTTGTACAAGAAATGGTGCGCGCCGGTCGCCTGACCGAAGAGCAAGCCAGAATCAACCCTTACAAGAATTTAATCACCCGTTGCTTAGGTCACGAAGAACGAGTCGAAATCGATCACACGCCCCTTGAAATGAAACCTCAAGATTGGATCTGCCTGTGCTCAGACGGTTTGCCAACAGTGCTCAGAGATGAGCAGATAGGCGACGTTATGGGTGCCGGAGTAGAGCCTGAGTCGGTTTGTGAAGAGCTAGTCAAACAAACCATTGATGGCAATGCTCCTGATAACGTCACCGTTGTAGTCGTCAAGTATTTTGACGAAGCAGACAACGGCGCGAAGTAA
- a CDS encoding AarF/ABC1/UbiB kinase family protein: MSELIAKNSAKDANDSLSGTLAGDNSSVENKAVGVSTGTDILQTGSQSAGGYDPLQADKAVQVRRLLKDKRFWSTLNTLLTLVSSAALDTLVRDKLRSKKPSDSDKRKRRASHIKQAFLELGATFIKLGQFLSTRKDIVSEELAEELSALQDQVPPFDFEVLKATIERELGAPPEVLFKEFESTPIASASIGQAHRARLHDGRPVIVKVQRPDLAEIFYQDLGYMRFIARLGPIIRPSGDWETWAALTAEFGRTLFEEIDYLKEGRNADKIRQILKEHKNVRVPRVYWKLTGRKVLTLEYLPGIKINQVEELKRIGVDPVGIGNNLVASYMEQVLTAGFFHADPHAGNLAVSPDGQIVIYDFGMIGEISAPQREAILGCIASVINCNGPELIKNLITLGVVKEDAKQESLLRTVGPFIEYYKGKQVRELDFTSLEHDIDQIAMDRALKLPPSLAYLLRTASSLEGIARSLHPNFSFVEAAKPTVKKWALANPAQAYLALGYLTQGKLFRQMGVFSEEGIVRLFQNKGSGQSENDTNKLLPKDKSPRSRNSIKGTAGAFQLDERDKELNSRLAEIRKLEAQIYILKREAKTLSKNRVKLLLAILAWFTVSLIYWGITSRTGYPQFIEYFVIGNGVMVAIIIWQLVRPPDLASRKQVDRSRGRRR, from the coding sequence ATGTCCGAATTAATTGCAAAAAACTCGGCTAAAGACGCAAATGACTCACTGTCTGGCACTTTGGCTGGCGATAACAGCTCAGTCGAAAATAAAGCAGTGGGCGTCTCTACAGGCACAGATATCCTCCAAACGGGCAGCCAGTCCGCTGGGGGCTACGATCCGCTACAGGCGGACAAAGCTGTCCAGGTCAGAAGATTGCTCAAAGACAAGCGCTTCTGGAGCACTCTCAATACACTTTTGACCCTGGTCTCATCGGCAGCCCTCGACACTCTTGTGCGAGACAAATTGCGCTCAAAAAAGCCAAGCGACTCTGACAAGCGCAAGCGCAGAGCTAGCCATATCAAACAGGCATTTCTTGAGCTGGGCGCTACATTTATCAAGCTTGGGCAGTTTTTATCCACGCGCAAAGACATAGTCTCTGAAGAGCTAGCCGAAGAATTATCTGCGCTACAGGACCAAGTACCACCTTTTGACTTTGAAGTGCTCAAAGCAACAATTGAGCGCGAGCTCGGTGCGCCACCTGAGGTGCTATTTAAAGAGTTTGAGAGTACTCCTATCGCCTCAGCCAGTATCGGCCAAGCACACCGCGCCAGGCTACACGACGGCAGACCAGTGATAGTCAAAGTACAACGCCCAGATCTCGCTGAGATTTTTTATCAGGATCTTGGCTACATGCGCTTTATCGCCAGACTTGGTCCGATAATCAGGCCAAGTGGAGACTGGGAGACCTGGGCAGCGCTCACGGCCGAATTTGGTCGCACCCTTTTTGAAGAAATTGACTATCTAAAGGAAGGTCGCAATGCCGACAAAATCCGGCAGATTTTAAAAGAGCACAAAAACGTCAGAGTGCCCCGCGTCTACTGGAAACTTACCGGTCGAAAAGTACTTACTCTCGAATATCTACCCGGCATCAAAATCAACCAGGTTGAAGAACTCAAGCGCATCGGAGTCGACCCGGTGGGCATTGGCAATAATCTGGTGGCAAGTTATATGGAGCAGGTTTTGACAGCTGGGTTCTTTCACGCCGATCCGCATGCTGGCAACCTGGCAGTCAGTCCAGATGGACAAATAGTCATTTATGACTTTGGCATGATTGGTGAAATCAGTGCACCGCAACGCGAAGCTATCCTGGGTTGCATCGCCTCTGTAATCAATTGCAACGGACCAGAATTGATAAAAAATCTAATCACCCTTGGAGTAGTCAAAGAAGACGCCAAACAAGAGTCACTTTTGCGCACTGTCGGACCCTTTATCGAATACTACAAAGGTAAACAGGTACGTGAGCTCGACTTTACCAGTCTCGAGCACGATATCGATCAGATAGCCATGGACCGCGCGCTCAAGCTGCCACCATCACTGGCCTACCTATTGAGAACAGCATCATCCTTAGAGGGCATTGCCCGCTCGCTGCATCCCAACTTTAGTTTTGTGGAAGCGGCCAAACCAACCGTTAAAAAGTGGGCCCTGGCCAACCCAGCCCAGGCCTATTTAGCTCTTGGCTATCTCACCCAGGGCAAGCTTTTTCGTCAGATGGGTGTTTTTTCTGAAGAGGGGATTGTCAGGCTGTTTCAAAACAAAGGAAGCGGTCAATCCGAAAATGACACAAATAAACTTTTACCTAAAGATAAGAGTCCCCGCTCTCGTAATTCTATAAAAGGCACAGCTGGCGCTTTTCAGCTTGATGAGCGGGACAAAGAGCTAAATTCCAGGCTCGCCGAAATACGAAAATTAGAAGCACAAATATATATTTTGAAGAGAGAAGCTAAGACTCTTTCCAAAAATAGAGTAAAGTTATTACTCGCAATTCTTGCCTGGTTCACCGTGTCTCTAATTTATTGGGGCATAACTTCAAGGACGGGATACCCGCAATTTATCGAGTATTTTGTGATTGGAAATGGTGTAATGGTGGCAATTATTATTTGGCAATTGGTAAGACCACCTGATTTGGCCTCCCGAAAGCAAGTCGACAGATCAAGAGGTAGACGGAGATAG